A stretch of the Lactuca sativa cultivar Salinas chromosome 9, Lsat_Salinas_v11, whole genome shotgun sequence genome encodes the following:
- the LOC111885350 gene encoding uncharacterized protein LOC111885350, translated as MIASVSVLYNQLVFPGQPAHLKFPIIKLKPSALQCGLHRKRHSTIITAASSSFVGSGAEYSEPFPTTQKKKARRIVGIDQDELVDPKLLADSDSCFCEFEGLQLHHKICDPESESQDSLHDDATSDSSLLKEKLKFPLILLHGFGASLFSWKTVMKRLAKVSGSKVLSFDRPAFGLTSRIDNPSNHTPSSKDAKPLNPYSMAFSILATLYFIDFLTSEKAILVGHSAGCLVAAETYFKAPERVAAMILVAPAIIAPSTSSKKVKANNQQESSNSDNPKTPFSNLLNIVSNFSRFILNLFKGMVNMVNSLYKKALSAFLRSHIAVMLVRMVIDKFGISAIKNAWYDASKVTDSVLEAYTRPLRTKGWDRALVEFTAEMLNTSVSESTPPLTERLNEISCPVLIITGDSDRLVPSWNAVRLSQAIPGSRLEVIKNCGHLPHEEKPHEFLTIVDNFLTIAFRRIESQPLQQAI; from the exons ATGATTGCGAGCGTATCTGTATTATATAATCAGCTCGTGTTCCCGGGCCAGCCGGCGCATCTAAAGTTCCCGATAATTAAACTGAAACCATCGGCGTTGCAGTGCGGACTTCACAGAAAACGTCATTCAACTATCATAACTGCAGCATCTTCTTCATTCGTTGGCTCCGGCGCTGAATATTCTG AGCCATTTCCCACAACACAGAAGAAGAAAGCAAGGAGAATAGTTGGCATAGACCAGGATGAATTAGTGGACCCCAAACTTTTGGCTGATTCAGACAGTTGTTTTTGCGAGTTTGAAGGATTACAACTACACCATAAGATATGCGATCCAGAATCCGAATCACAAGACTCATTACATGATGATGCAACTTCTGATTCATCTCTCCTTAAGGAAAAACTTAAGTTCCCATTGATATTATTACATGGATTTGGAGCCTCTTTGTTCTCTTGGAAGACAGTTATGAAACGTTTAGCAAAGGTTTCTGGATCAAAAGTTTTATCATTTGATAGACCAGCATTTGGGTTGACATCAAGAATAGATAACCCTTCAAATCATACACCTTCTAGCAAAGATGCAAAGCCACTTAATCCATATTCCATGGCATTCTCTATACTTGCAACTTTGTATTTCATTGACTTCCTGACTTCTGAGAAAGCAATTCTTGTCGG TCATTCTGCTGGCTGTCTTGTAGCAGCTGAAACATATTTTAAAGCGCCTGAACGTGTTGCTGCAATGATTCTTGTTGCCCCTGCAATTATAGCTCCATCAACTTCCTCCAAGAAAGTCAAAGCAAATAACCAACAAGAAAGTTCAAATTCAGATAATCCCAAAACTCCATTTTCCAATCTGTTAAATATTGTTTCAAACTTCTCCAGATTCATACTGAATCTGTTCAAAGGAATGGTCAATATGGTCAACTCCCTGTACAAGAAAGCTTTATCTGCTTTCCTTCGATCCCATATTGCAGTAATGTTG GTaaggatggttattgacaaattTGGGATATCTGCCATTAAAAATGCTTGGTATGATGCAAGCAAAGTTACTGACAGTGTTCTTGAGGCTTATACAAGA CCATTGAGAACAAAGGGTTGGGATAGGGCTCTTGTGGAATTCACTGCAGAGATGCTTAATACTTCAGTGTCTGAATCAACTCCACCGTTAACAGAAAGATTGAATGAAATATCATGTCCAG TTTTGATCATAACGGGTGATAGCGACCGTCTAGTACCTTCTTGGAACGCGGTGAGGCTTTCACAAGCGATTCCCGGATCTCGTCTTGAAGTAATAAAGAATTGTGGGCATTTGCCTCATGAGGAAAAGCCACATGAGTTTTTGACAATTGTTGATAACTTCTTGACAATTGCTTTTCGTAGAATAGAATCACAACCATTGCAACAAGCAATAtaa
- the LOC111885411 gene encoding uncharacterized protein LOC111885411: MERKRKPNYVSNVEISGKRPKVADSRGKGQQGRGRCGKCSRSHEGTCRRCRKRAQCLSLAAAGPVSAPAFATLRNTDRRLGREDAPTAKSRAFQLTVEEARAAPDVVSGSFLVSGISALVLFDSGATRSFVLLALSKRFVGAPSELDRPLDVEIADDRTIRVVRIYRDCTLQLFSERYRVDLVNNMK; this comes from the exons ATGGAAAGGAAAAGGAAGCCAAATTATGTGTCCAATGTTGAGATTtcaggcaagaggcccaaggtggCGGATTCGAGAGGGAAGGGCCAACAAGGTCGAGGCCGTTGCGGCAAGTGCAGCAGGTCGCACGAGGGGACGTGCAGG AGGTGCCGCAAGAGGGCCCAATGTCTAAGTTTGGCTGCAGCAGGACCAGTATCAGCTCCTGCTTTTGCGACATTGAGGAATACTGACAGACGTCTAGGTCGGGAAGATGCGCCAAcggcgaagagcagggcattcCAGCTGACCGTAGAGGAGGCGCGTGCAGCTCCTGATGTTGTgtcgg gatcgttccttgtgagcGGTATctctgctttggtattgtttgattcgggggctacacGATCTTTTGTATTGCTTGCGCTTAGCAAAAGATTTGTTGGAGCTCCTAGCGAGCTGGATCGTCCTCTTGAtgtggagattgctgatgatagGACGATCAGGGTTGTGAGGATTTATCGAGATTGTACCCTTCAGTTATTCAGTGAGCGGTATCGGGTTGATCTGGTAAACAACATGAAGTGA